TGCGGCTCCAGATGCAAGACCCGGTGGTGGCGGGCCCACCGCCGTGGCGCGGACACCGCGCACACCCACACCGCGGACACCGCGGACACCACGCACACCGCGGACACCGCAGACCGGACGCACCAGCGGTCGCAGGCGGTGCCGGTGCCCCCGCTCAGCACCGGCCATGAGTGCCCGAACTGCGGTCAGCACATCACCGTGCTCAATCTGATCGTCGCGGCCGACGGCGGTTCCGGGTCCGGCACCCTCACCGGCTGACGTCCGGCCGCAGGGCGGGCAGCACCGCGGAGCCGACGCTTTCGATCAGTTCGGTGGGCGGGTCGTAGGAACCGACGTGCTGGAGGAACACATCGGTCACCCCGTCGGCGTGCAGCGCGGTGAGCCGTTCGGCGATCTCCTTGGCGGTGCCGAAGAGGCAGAATTCCTGGGCGAAGCGCAGGGCCATCTCGTCGCTCACCCACGCCGAGCAGATCTCGACGGCCGCGTCCCAGTCCTCGGCGTGGACGAGGTCCGGATAGACCCCCTCCACCCGCGCCGGGACGTCCACTTCGATCCCGGCCAGGGCGAGGAAGGGCGCCCCGCCGTTCTGGGCGATCGAGGCACAGATCGGCTTGAGCAGCCGGGCTTCGGCCTCCACATCGTCGGTCACCGCGCAGAACGCCGAGACCGTCAGCGGAATCGCCTCCGTGCTGCGCCCCGCGGCCTCGGCGCCCTCCCGCACCCGGGCGGTGGCGCCGGCGAGCGTCGTCCGTGAGACGCCGCTGAGCAGGACGACACCATCGGCGATCTCCCCGGCGAGCCGCAGATTCCGCGGACCGCTGGCGGCCACGTGGATCGGCACGTCCGGAGCCGGGTCCCGGAGCCGGGACCGTACACCGTTGAAGTCACACTCCTGCCCCTGGAGCAGCGCCCGCAGCGTGGCGATCCCGGCGCGCAGTTCGGCCCCGGTGCTGGAGCGCAGGCCGATGGGGCCGACCGAGCTGTTGCCCACGCCGAGGCCGAGGGTGAACCGGCCGGGGGCCAGCTCGGCGACGCTGCGCGCGGCCGAGGCGACGACGGCCGGGTGCCGGGTCACGACGTTGGTGACCGCGCTGCC
This genomic interval from Streptomyces asiaticus contains the following:
- a CDS encoding LLM class flavin-dependent oxidoreductase, encoding MNENSGIRVGVRIPPCDRVDRLAGTARRAEELGFDQVWFPDSQLLWRDVYTVLTAAALGTERIGLGSAVTNVVTRHPAVVASAARSVAELAPGRFTLGLGVGNSSVGPIGLRSSTGAELRAGIATLRALLQGQECDFNGVRSRLRDPAPDVPIHVAASGPRNLRLAGEIADGVVLLSGVSRTTLAGATARVREGAEAAGRSTEAIPLTVSAFCAVTDDVEAEARLLKPICASIAQNGGAPFLALAGIEVDVPARVEGVYPDLVHAEDWDAAVEICSAWVSDEMALRFAQEFCLFGTAKEIAERLTALHADGVTDVFLQHVGSYDPPTELIESVGSAVLPALRPDVSR